Proteins from a genomic interval of Mesotoga infera:
- a CDS encoding extracellular solute-binding protein — MKKLTIIGTILFVSVLALGQGNLIIYGWSDYIPSEVIDAFSQEYGVNVTYDNYDSNETMFAKLKAGARGYDLAMPSADYTSIMIKEDMLLPVDKSLVPNLVNIDPDIVEQMYYDPENTYSIPYMMGTTGIAVNASFVEVYPRSWKIFELPQFKGMMTLLDDMREVFGAALKYLGYSVNSTDPDELEEAKNLILKWKDNIAKFDNELFAKGIISGEFWVVHGYGENIFYEATEEELKNIDFFIPWEGSTLWIDSFVILKGATNLENAHLFINYILRPDVAADVSDYLLLPSPNVPARELTEERPVYSAEDLENTELIRDLGEDLRIYNTLWNEIRFGL, encoded by the coding sequence ATGAAGAAACTGACAATTATCGGTACCATACTTTTCGTTTCCGTGCTCGCGCTCGGTCAGGGAAATCTAATAATCTACGGCTGGTCGGACTACATTCCCAGTGAGGTTATTGATGCCTTTTCGCAGGAGTATGGCGTAAATGTGACTTACGACAACTACGATTCGAACGAGACGATGTTCGCCAAGCTCAAGGCAGGAGCGCGTGGATACGATCTTGCAATGCCCTCTGCAGATTACACAAGCATCATGATCAAAGAAGATATGTTGCTCCCTGTAGACAAGTCTCTGGTGCCAAATCTCGTAAACATAGATCCCGATATTGTAGAGCAAATGTACTATGATCCTGAGAATACGTACAGTATTCCCTACATGATGGGAACTACCGGAATCGCGGTTAATGCGAGTTTTGTCGAGGTCTATCCGAGATCGTGGAAGATCTTCGAATTGCCGCAATTCAAGGGAATGATGACTCTCCTTGATGATATGAGAGAAGTATTCGGTGCAGCCCTCAAGTACCTCGGTTATTCAGTAAACTCAACCGATCCAGACGAACTCGAGGAAGCAAAGAATCTTATTCTAAAATGGAAAGATAATATTGCCAAGTTTGATAACGAGCTTTTCGCAAAGGGGATAATTTCAGGAGAGTTTTGGGTGGTGCACGGTTACGGTGAGAATATCTTCTATGAAGCTACAGAAGAAGAGCTGAAGAATATTGATTTTTTCATTCCTTGGGAAGGAAGCACACTGTGGATAGACAGTTTTGTAATTCTAAAAGGCGCTACTAATCTGGAGAATGCGCATCTCTTCATAAATTACATACTCAGGCCCGATGTTGCGGCAGATGTATCCGATTACCTTCTTCTGCCTTCACCAAATGTGCCTGCAAGAGAACTGACTGAGGAAAGACCCGTTTATTCTGCCGAAGATCTTGAGAATACCGAACTGATCAGAGATCTTGGAGAGGATCTTCGTATTTACAATACTCTTTGGAATGAGATTAGATTCGGTTTGTAG
- a CDS encoding ABC transporter permease: METKKVIGKRRFSLTITTLAFVFLYLPIIALVLLSFNGSRQGVSWTGFTLKWYSELFRQADVWRAFLNTVIIAVSSSLVATAIGTFAAVALYWYKSRMKGYLGVLVYTPLIIPDILMGVSMLIFFVAIGIPLGLITIFIAHVTFCVSYVTVTVMTRLEDFDYSIVEAARDLGAKSSQVFRRVIVPMIMPGIMAGFLLSLTLSIDDFVITFFVAGPGSTTLPLKIYSMIKFGVSPVINALSTLLLVGTLFISFFGSRFRKLIF, encoded by the coding sequence ATGGAGACGAAGAAGGTAATCGGTAAGCGCAGATTCTCTTTGACCATAACTACTCTGGCCTTCGTCTTCCTGTACCTGCCAATTATCGCTCTGGTTCTACTGTCATTCAATGGCTCCAGACAGGGTGTTTCTTGGACGGGGTTCACTTTGAAGTGGTATTCCGAGTTGTTCAGACAGGCAGATGTCTGGAGAGCCTTTCTCAACACAGTTATAATAGCTGTTTCATCGTCCCTGGTGGCGACAGCTATCGGAACCTTTGCGGCAGTGGCTCTCTACTGGTACAAATCGAGAATGAAGGGTTATTTGGGAGTTCTGGTCTACACACCGTTGATAATTCCCGATATCTTGATGGGTGTATCGATGCTTATATTTTTCGTTGCCATTGGTATTCCTCTGGGGCTTATTACGATTTTTATCGCGCACGTGACTTTCTGCGTTTCCTATGTTACTGTAACAGTAATGACAAGACTCGAAGACTTTGACTATTCTATTGTAGAGGCCGCCCGAGATCTAGGCGCAAAGAGTTCTCAAGTTTTCAGAAGAGTGATAGTCCCTATGATTATGCCTGGGATAATGGCAGGCTTCCTGCTAAGCCTTACGTTGTCCATTGATGATTTTGTTATCACGTTTTTCGTTGCCGGGCCTGGATCCACTACTTTGCCTTTGAAAATATATTCAATGATTAAGTTCGGAGTCTCCCCGGTGATAAATGCGCTTTCGACTCTGCTTCTTGTTGGAACTCTATTCATATCTTTCTTTGGAAGCAGATTCAGGAAGCTAATCTTCTAG